The following nucleotide sequence is from Candidatus Flexicrinis affinis.
GTTCGAAAAGCTCCGGGTTTACTTGTTCATGATCGGCTATCACTTCGGAGCAGCAACATCCAGAGCGCGCGACTCGAAACGTCCAAACCTGCTGAACCTCGTCTAAATGGTGCGCATCCTCTACTTCCAATCGCATCCTGTATTTGGAGCTACGGAGAATTATCTAGCGCAGCTCGCCGAAGGCGTCGTCCGGCTTGGCCATGAGGTTCATTTGCTGCACCCGGATCATCCTGATGCGATTGCCGGTTTTGGTCACCTCCCAGCCGACGTCGTTGTTCTGCACAGGACGCAGACACAACAGACCAATGCATCTGTCGTCTCGTTGGTCAGGTATTGGAGCGGCGAAATCCGGCGGCTGCACCCTGAGATTGTCCACGTGAACGACCCATCGATCACAGGCGTACTCGCTGCGCGGCTTGCAGGCGTACGAAACATCGTCGTCACACATCATACGCCGGAGCTGAAAAGACGCTACAACACTCTAGGCAGGTTGCTAGAATGGCTCGCGTTCCGGTTCACTCGTCGGGTGATTTTCACCAGCCCGCAAAGCTTGGAGGCCGGAACGCAGTCGGATCGCATCCCGCTTGCGAGGGCGCACGCGATCCCATACGGTCTGGACTCCAAGTGGCTGGTTCCCGTCTCGTCGGTACAACGTGTGCGATGCCGAACAGCGCTCGGCGTTACAGGCGACGAACTACTGATTGTCAACCCGGCGCGGCTTGCAAGACAGAAGCGTCAGGACCTCTTGATACAGGCGGCTAGGCGTGTCGTCGACAAGTTTCCGCAGTGCCGATTTGCGATCGCAGGTGAAGGCGAGCTACGGACGGAGATCGAGCAGCTCATTCACGAATACCAACTTGTCGATCATTTCCGTTTGCTAGGGCATCGGCAGGACATTGTTGACGTCATCACCAGCGCTGACATCGTCGTAATGACCAGCGATTTTGAAGGCCTGTGTTATGCCGTTATCGAGGCAGCCGCCCGCGAGGTTGCG
It contains:
- a CDS encoding glycosyltransferase codes for the protein MVRILYFQSHPVFGATENYLAQLAEGVVRLGHEVHLLHPDHPDAIAGFGHLPADVVVLHRTQTQQTNASVVSLVRYWSGEIRRLHPEIVHVNDPSITGVLAARLAGVRNIVVTHHTPELKRRYNTLGRLLEWLAFRFTRRVIFTSPQSLEAGTQSDRIPLARAHAIPYGLDSKWLVPVSSVQRVRCRTALGVTGDELLIVNPARLARQKRQDLLIQAARRVVDKFPQCRFAIAGEGELRTEIEQLIHEYQLVDHFRLLGHRQDIVDVITSADIVVMTSDFEGLCYAVIEAAAREVAVVATAVGGMRYSVSDGVTGKLVPAGSVDEIAAALVELVENPQLRRSFGINGRQRAVELFSLERMITDTDAVYQELLSEDR